ttagtAATTTTGGGGTGCTGTAACAttcaaattatatttgtGAATCATTTaccttttataatttacacacataaatgtttatatcttttaaatatagaataaatgtattttactaatgaataatatgtcgtatattatataaaataattgttgaattatattaaatatagtaaaaacaACTGTCAAAACATTGAATACCACCGCTAAACCAAAAAGTTTATAATTTTCCCAAAAGTttgtttttctatatttacgTCTATTATCTATGTTACATTACATAATATCATtgtcaaatgaaaaaaaattaacataactgatgcatatattacatcaatttttttttttttttaaatttacatagtgataataattacatatttgGTATTGTCTTTGTTATTagatttttactttttaagcAGTTTTCGTATTAATACcttattttgcatatataattatcattatattttaataatatatcgaGTAGTTATCCAAAATTATCAATATAATCTTTTAGTATATCAAATCATTTTGctaatttattattcatttgatctaataattctaataaCTTTTGATTCACATACACATACTTTTGTTACTGATGAGTatctattttctttaataaactgctatattttatatattatgtatcaTATTGTGCCAATATACTTGTTCCATCATTTTCCAAGGAAGATTTACTAAAAGTTAATACAAATCacgatattaaaaaaaagaaaaatacttacttatatattaattaaatttttattttaagaaagagttataaaaaaatagattaaTTATCAAgtacaattattattctaCTTCATAAGATCATTCACACTTGAATATTATAAAGGTTAATGGTTGTAGACTTTTAAGAAACGATAACttgattattttttctcttatcctgcaatttttttaagtttttatattatttgcattaaaaaacatattaaccataagattttttattttgtttttttataatattcaatAATGATTAAATCGAagtgttattttttattactttttatttaaaaaaaaatatgtgtacttcctttaattatatgtaattatataatatagggAATCaataaggataaaaaaaatcaattaaataaaaatattattgtgaATTTTTTACACTAtactgttttaaaaaatactgttaattttaattaaataaatttataaaggcttaatatttattataatatagaaCAACTATCACTATAAacatgttataaaaaatttttatcaaaataaaaaaaaaaaatatatatgaaattttattaaaattgctTTATTAATTTTCGTATCACATTGAACAAATTAAACATACATAACTgcgtaaatttttttacaaatatattgcATCATGGAAATtcataatgaaaatattcattatctgcagtaaaataatacaagctttttaaaatttgttgGTTGTTATAGAAATCTTAATGGTTcttaaaattaattgtatCAGCATAGTAATAtaagaagcaaaaaaaaatatgtgtgtgcattatatttttggaaACTATTATAGATTATTAATATGCtcacatacttatatatataatgttagaTTAACatattgtaaattttaagctaaaataattaaaaaactgttaattataaaatataaaatgctTAAATGACGTTACTTTTGTGGTTATATTTTGCagacataaaaaaaagatttttttttttcttttctttaaaagTCTAGAAACTTAAACTGAAAGCCTTCTGTCGTCtgcatttataatttaagcagaagaattacaataatacgatgctaaaaaaattcacaaaataaaaatttgaacagcttcaaattttcttttgtaaATGTTCTTACTCCTTTTACTCACtaaatatgcatacaaaagaatattaagaaatgtacatatatatatatatatatacaaatgtataaaactgtaaaattatattaagatatgcattttttccttataattAGGTTATTAAGTATAAAACTAccattttacattatataataaatatataaataaaaccaaaatttaatttactaACGAATATGTTAGgggcaaaaaaaaacataaattttagtttaacacataaaaattaatgacaTGTAATTTATTGAATAACTACagtttaatattatatgtaagcATATAGTAActcaatattaataaaatttgtaaatatttttttttaactattcGTTAATGTGACATTTTCCAATATTTcttgaaataaatattagtGCAGTTCTAACTTACACAATATTTTTGGTAAATAAAGAAACattaatgaataattaaaactCTTTATAAATTGATTGCAAGTTCTTttaatcatattttaataagtaCCCTtactttatttatgtttatatataaatatatatatatatatatatatatatatatatatatatatatatatatatatatatatatatatatattaaaaaggttaaatttaaataacacACGAATTGTAAACTGTAcaatacaaattaaaatataaagtacaGTTGCAGgcaaaaaaaagttcatgAAAATGCGGgaaatgtaatttatataaaaaagaaatatctataactataaaaacattttcatATGAAAATCAAAAAGGAGGCctttatgaattattattatataatatttcttatactgtaagctagaaaaaaaaattgaagttAGGAcagatttttaaaaatggattaatggaaataaaataatatatcttaggaaaaaaataatataaagtaaaaatatgatatagtcttttttcataaaatctTTACAACAGTATAAAATGGCAAATATttgtatgaaaaaaaaccttattgaagaaaaacaaaagaattcTCAATGAACATTTTGCTTAAAATTGGCAATGCAATGTGTATAAAAAAGtcttgataaaaaaaaaaaatttgtactaTTAATAAAGGAAAATGCAGGCATTATGGCAAGATGGTTTAATGTTATGCAAAACAAtagttatattaatattattcagCATAGTAAATAGCTGATTTCAAACacttattatattcataaagagatattaatatatattccataAATGGCAATAAAtggtttttaaaaatacacaatttaatgaaaattttaggATTAATCATGAAAGTTAAAGGAATACAACTAAATGGAAAATTTGTGCCTTTTAtgcttaaattttaatatattcaaataagtAAAAGAACTATAATAAAGCATATATCTATTAGAGCATATtaattaacataatatatttacgaAGTTTTAAATAAGcgaataaatattacaaaaaaaaaataaatatttatagaacTAATAGTGAAACAATTATAAAGATATACGTAacaaattatgtaaattatatgatataaatttctaataagtaaaagaaaaaaaactaaaaaaaaacttttttaaatatatataatatttatttacgtGTAATCCTAAATAAACTTAACTGAGTTTTATTTAGTAATACGGGttatcattttaaaaattattttttcaaaatatttttacttgtatttataaattttcggTGTTCCtcttttccatttattttgttttattattattatattttaacacaTTCTATCCATAATGGATATAGtgcattaaaatatatctacatataaaaatagacgTTTTACGTTTTATAATCCTTCTTTACTGTATTTATTCATTCCTTTTCTTCAGTTTTTCTTTAAAGAATACAACTGTAACGAAATAGAGTAAGAAACAATAGTATTTTCTTCTTATATTTACTTCAtgatttaattattttataagtttattataattttttataatataaacctAGTTATTTGTTAGTCCACATATTCCAATGTTCCTCTTGTATCCAAGTGTTCGTCAAGGATTCTATCcatgtattaaataatttagttttttcatttttccattttgtcCATTGACTTGTCTccctattatatatatcatattctATCTTTTCTATCAATTGATTCCACTGTTCCGTTTCTCTCTCATTTCTTTCTTTCCAATTTTTCCactttacattatatatcaAACGTTTAGAAAACTGGATGATTTTATTAGGTATCCATGTGTCCCAAAACTCATCTTCTTCaactttccattttttcattttccattcctcaaattttttatttttccaattaataaaattttcatggatccaattatttattatatatttttcttcgtTAAGCCATCTTTCCCAATCTTTTTCCATAGCTTGTCTTACTGGTGTATTAATCCATTCTATCCATTGTTCCGTTGTccatgttatattatttcggAAAACATTAAGTACATAATCTCCatcaatattttcaatagGAAACGTGGATTTTGTTTTCATGTTTGTTATCCATTTTTCCCACTTATCATCTGTCCAATTTaaagattttttaaaataataaagtgtGCTTGCGTCATCCATATTTTCGTTATAATACGTCCATTTATCTTCCATGGCTCTTAGCCATGCTTCCCATTCATCTTTCTTGTTTTTAAACCATTTACCCGTCAATTTCTCGAGGTACGAATTCTGAATTATCCAACTTTTCTCTATCTGCTTTATCCAAATATCCCATTCTCgttctttccatttttctgATTTTTCAGTGTCTTTTGTCTTCAAATTACAAGATTCACTTGGATATTCTTCTTCATTCTTAGTACGTTTCTGAAAAAgctaaaaaatttgaattaaaaaaaaaatatttaaatttatatacaatgTGTTAATATAAGACGCTAAAAAgaatcataaatatttttaatatttttacatgttaTTTTTACCTTACAAAAACCACATATAAATTCACAAGCAGAcgacaaaataaatgaaaccCCAGCTATATATGAAAgaatgaatattattttcattgttCGTTACATCTGATTCTTAGTATTCAATGTTCTATTTGTTGAAATTTTGAgatgtataaaaatacatatttttatttatttatttatttgcttattattattattatatttttttttttttctgtattgTTTATTCcactaaaaataaagattcctttttcattaaaaaggACTTTCTTCAAATGTTAGTATAtctaataatgtatatacgtacgtcTTAAGAACACTGCACATGCCAACTTTGTGaaataggaaaaattaattattaataataaaaggtataaaataataaattaaaacataaaagtGTAAGAAATGAACTACAATAATGTTTAACTTATtacacacaaaaaaatattacaaaaaatttaactaataattaaataacaatTTCTAAATTTAAAAGTGATTGTGATTTTTTTCTACaaagaatttattttgtgCGATTTAATCTAAAAACttaaacataaattatacttatatgcattatttcaaataaatataaaaaaaatttcaaccatatataattcatagatttttttttttcttttattttaagataatgtaataaatataaaatatattagatgTACGGATGGgcattttcaaaatatatatatttatgtttgtaAATGTAATGCTTAACAGTTGTACGACTTAAcatttgttccttttttaagattcagtattaatttttataaatacaaatataaataaataaatatatatatatatatacatatacaccgATAAGGGAATATTTACAgttatgaagaaaaatggatttttgtaataatagtttatttatgaatacaaaatttatacttaaaattgttgttgaaatattaaaagttaaaataagaattaaatatgaaagctgaagatttaaatatatatcctgAAAATAAaccaggaaaaaaaaaaaagtaaaacaaaaatttatatataaaaactaataatattaaaaaaaataaaacaaaataattattatattcaaaatacaattttttctaattttactacctttttttttttttttttcaaatattaataatgtgtgaaaaattaaatccTTATAGGGATTAATTCTAagcatttttcttaaaatatttttaaatttaacataattattgttttatttgattatatagtactttcttttttatttttaattatatatttattaaatttttttcgtacaaattatattttttttaaaaataaaaataaaagtataaatttttcatataaaaataatgtaaaaaatttttatttaacctGAATGAACATAAATTTAGTACGAACACAtcagaataatttttattttactgttCTTATTACAACGTACTATATGACTGTATAAAGTTCTCTTCAAAGAAGAAATTTTCATGTttacttaaattttattagaaaacataattaaaaattattcaattttatttgtttaaaaataatcgtaagagcattttttttttttttggggaGATAAattgattatatataataattttctataatgttttataatataattggGTGTACAAGACGAACTGGAAAAAATAAGGCAGAaggatttttataaaaaattataaaagtgggaaaaaatgaacacaAAATGTTGCaggaaatataatttttaaaaatacacatGAAAAGTTAAATTACGACATGTTAAtgataaacatatatattatactgattatatactttttgttctaatataaatattaagcaTTAAATCATTGTGCTCAGCAAAATTTATGGCTGTTTATTTTTGATTaccattttataatttaatgatAATATGTATGTTAAACTTtagatattataaaatgtactTTTAAGGAAAATTGAAATAGTGTATAggattaattttaaaataaaaaaggggtTATTACGTGgaactttttaatatatgattagTAGAAATAAGAGCAGCAAAATAtcttattattttgctttatggTGTgcttttttacatataataaagataaatattattgaaaaagaatatcagcacaaagaaaatgataaaaaaaacatatgtacTCGTAATTTCCCCTTATGTTAAAAACCTtttaggaaaaaagaaaaacaaaaaaaatttattggtttattttctttcacaaatatacaattttatattaaaatataattttttacagttTTAAGGTGTATTTTTCTatgcataaaatttatttatgcttttgttaaaaagttatatacaaataaaataaaaatggtacGACTATGTATgtcaaaatattatatatagttttacgtgaaatactttttttccttgATAAAATGTTACAATCAAGGTAGAATAAACTTTGAAAGtacaatataatttatttaatttaatttattgtatGATATCAAATTGTGAATttaactttattattattacttaataTTATAGTATGTGTAatcttatttaataattaaaagaatattaaataaatagtgAATCATTAGTTAATGTGTTAAATAGAAACTTGATAAAGTATAAATAGAATTTGTATGGTATAgaagttatttaaaaagagaattaaataacttacaatatattacacatatatgatactttcacatatattattcacGACAGCCTATTAATCTAATTTTTACATAGTTAAATACATATGAAAGggataaattatatattttatttaaatattaagctttaagagaaaaaaaaaaaaaaaaaaattagagatTAAACGATATAAATCTTACGATATTTAAATGTTAAgaaaaagttttaattttgttatgataataacaaaataatacaaataaatatcaaTTCAGGTAAAGTAGTAATACAaggtaaaaaatatcataaagaATAAAGGTTTAATTAACATTTTAGGATAAATAAATTCCTATTCAATAGGtaatacaattaaaaaaaaatgtgaaaacaGATTTTATCTTACAAAAGTGAATgaatataattgtaaaatatttgacAGCATTCGACAAATATGGTagatgtaaaatatattaatataaacattctcatattatataattgcctaaagtatattaataaaatttttatttttttcaaattttttatatttattgtacaTCATAAATACAgattccttattttttcacaCACCCAAATTTGTCGAGCATCTTCCTTTAAATAGTTGAACcatctttatattattacaatctAAAGAACTATAACAAAGTTTTCCTTTGggattcatttttataatccaAGTATGGcagcatatatttatatttgatataaAATCACCAGTTGCTATTTTCCATATAagccttatatatatacctctTATAATTAGAATATTTCTTCAAGATGCATATTATGCGtgcgaaaaaaaattgaaaatttttattattcattaaatatccatataataataagaaactataatattatgaattttttttaataagtatatattgtaaaaatgttaaagtatatacattcatcataaatttaaaagaacaaatagGTAATAgctaaaagaaaaaatgtgtaCTGGAACCAATAATTTAAGAAGTTGCACATATTATTTGTTgctaatatataaagaagttaaaataataataataataatacaccAATTTTAATAACAGTAGAATGGTCAACAATATTTAAgatgtaattataattagaaaaaatgatattaataataccTTAGctataaatgaatgaaaaacATTATAGCGAAAAGATACAGAACAAATTAATTTAAGTGAAATATTgcataaaaaagtaattaagaaaaaatttctaaaaaaaaaaataaaacgtattaaaatattttaataaaaattgtagaACTTGTATTGTAGTATATTTTAGaataattcaaattattatttattaaaaaaaaacatttgttaatatatttttgtttcaaGAGGTACTTCTTCAAAAATGTTCATTATAAATgcatttttatcaaaaagaTTGTTATTACAAAAGttcaataacaataattgaTAAGTTCTATATCATGAGAGTTCCCAATAAAACAAGAAAGACACAATGAGTTATATGATACACTgatcatattaaaaattaaagtcctactaataataaattttaatgtataaaatCTATAAGATACTACACATTTGTTCGTATTTTGAATGATAAAagtagataaaataaaatacctcttttattataaagcaaaaatgaaaattgcATATAATTGCCTtgtattttgtaatttttcaGTTGTTTCGCCTTAATGTAAATGGgtcaaatgaaaattttttcaaatatattaagtaatGTTTTTCatagtaatttatatatgatattataatttcGTAATATTGCATCTGTATCATGGAGAATAACGAAATAATCAAAGTAATATCCAAAGAATTGTTAAGATAACATTTCACACGTGCAAGAACGGTCTTTCATATAAAGAATAACTAACAATTAgctgtttttttaaatttaaattagtttttattctaatttattaacaaataatgTTTTGttgaataattaattatacctattttacattttttcgaAATGACtcattacattttaaaaattaccctttatatgaaatataatattcgaATAACATTAActttatatttcattgtttttttttttctaaagaaCATTAGAAAATTTTCGAAGATATTGATATAGATATGTATGGCAAGAAAACTAACACATtgttttactatatatatacatgttctCAATGAAGTTTCTTTACTcagtaaatattatatagaacTTAATATTCTCAAAAATATGTCCATTTTTaccatataatttttttttttg
This genomic interval from Plasmodium brasilianum strain Bolivian I chromosome 13, whole genome shotgun sequence contains the following:
- a CDS encoding tryptophan-rich protein; the encoded protein is MKIIFILSYIAGVSFILSSACEFICGFCKLFQKRTKNEEEYPSESCNLKTKDTEKSEKWKEREWDIWIKQIEKSWIIQNSYLEKLTGKWFKNKKDEWEAWLRAMEDKWTYYNENMDDASTLYYFKKSLNWTDDKWEKWITNMKTKSTFPIENIDGDYVLNVFRNNITWTTEQWIEWINTPVRQAMEKDWERWLNEEKYIINNWIHENFINWKNKKFEEWKMKKWKVEEDEFWDTWIPNKIIQFSKRLIYNVKWKNWKERNERETEQWNQLIEKIEYDIYNRETSQWTKWKNEKTKLFNTWIESLTNTWIQEEHWNMWTNK